TCTGATGCGACAGGCTCTCAAGCAATTGAGTCAGGGAGCTTTGGGCAACACGGAGCAGAAAAAACGCGAAACCAAGGGCGCCAAAGGCCGCGATCTCGGTCTTGCCGAGAACGAGCCTTTTTAAAGGTTTCGTGAAGGAATCAAAAAGAAATGGATCCTATTCATATTCAGCTGCAGGAACCTGTCCTCCGGCGAACCGAAGAGTTGACACAAGCCACGTTTATGGATATTGACGAGAACCTGGAGCAGCAGCTCAGGCCGCATCGCTTCGTTGACTACCCTGGACAGGAATCGGTTAAACAGAACCTGGAAGTCTATGTGGCCGCCGCGCGCAAACGCGGCAAACCTTTGGACCATATTATTTTGCACGGTCCTCCCGGTCTTGGGAAAACCACGCTTGCAAAAATTGTGGCTCATGAGATGGCTGTTCCTTTTTATCAGACGAGTGGACCCTCGATTGATAAGCCTGGTGACCTGGCCGGTATCCTGGCTGGTGTGGAACCGGGTGGAGTTCTTTTCATTGATGAGATTCACAGGCTGCCGATCACGGTGGAGGAGATTCTCTATTCGGCGATGGAAGACTTCTGCATCGACATCCTTGTGGGGCAAGGACCGACGGCACGCACCGTGCGGATGCCGATCAATCCTTTCACCCTGATTGGTGCGACAACGCGTGTCGCCAGTCTTTCCGCGCCGTTCCTGAGCCGCTTTGGAATTCAGGAGCACCTTGAATTTTATGATGCCGCATCGCTTGCGAAGATTCTGCAGCGCAGCGCTGGCCTTTGGGGTGTGGAACTGGCAGAAGAGGGCGCGTTCGAACTGGCCCGACGTTCCCGTGGTACGCCGCGGATTGCCAACCGACTTTTGCGTCGGGTTCGGGATTTTGCTGACTTTCATGGTGTAGAACGTTTGGATAAGGACATTGTTGATTTAACGCTAACACGCCTTAACATTGACCTTGCTGGCCTTGATCGCATGGATCGCCGTATATTGCGTGTGCTTCAGGAGCGTTACAATGGGGGGCCGGCAGGCATTGAAGCCCTGGCGTCAACGATTGGTGAAGAACGGACAACCATCGAGGATGTGTATGAACCTTTTCTTACGCATCAGGGCTTTATTCGCCGTGGACCGCGTGGCCGCGAGTTGACGCCGCAAGCTTTGATACACCTCGAAGCTGTCAGTCAGTTGGTTTAACCGCGCAGCCAGACTTTGATTGAGCTTGAAGTTTCGCGCCGGCCGTGGCTATGATGGGCCACCTTTTTATCCTTACCAGGAGGTTCTCTGTGAAAGTCTCTCACGTTTCCTTGAGTTTGGCTGGCCTCGCTTTGGCTTCCAGTGTTCATGCAGCTCCTGAAATTGAAGTTGGTGCGGAATATCAAGTCAACGTTTTGAATACCAACGATGGCTTGAACGAAGAAGCCAAGCAGACCAAGACCACCAGCTTCAATTTGAAAGGTGCGAAAGTCATCTTCCGTGGAAAGCTTTCGGATCAGATTTCCTGGACTGTGCTTTACAAGGCCAAGGAAAGCGAACTTGAGCGCTACTATCTGACGAACCGCGTGACGGAGAACCTTGAAGTCACTATCGGCAAGCAAAAAATCAAGACCTACGGTCTGCACCGTAAATTGACCAGCGGCGTGACAACGCCTGTTACCGGCGCCTACCTCGACTGGAACCCACTGAAAGATAGAGTGGCCCTTGATATCACCTATAAGCTCGCCGGAGCGCTCTCGCTCCAGTTGGTCGATGACTACAGCAAGTGCTCGGATAAGACGACCTATACCAACAATCCTACGACCAACGCTGTGACCGCCAGCACATCCTCCAGCTGCACCAGCTGGAACAGTGGAAGTTCGGCCGGTATCGTGACCAATAGCAAAGAGACCCAGACGTCTCAGAAGCAGCCCGCTGTTGCACTGGAATGGTACGGTAACTTCGGTGAGTTTTCTCCGCTCCTGCAGTATGCGGTCTATGATCTGGGCAAGAGCAGCACAGCTTCCGCTGGTCTACGCTACAAAACTGAAAGCATGGACGCTTACTTCGACTACACCATGGATACGCGCAATAACAAAGGCCTGGATCCTGCGGACCCAAGCAACACCAAGTTTATTGAAGAGAAGAACACCTACACAGGGATGGTGGCCTATGCTGAATTCAAAGCTGGCAGCTACACACCCTTCGTTCATCTCTCCACACTGGCCACCGATCCTTACAGCGCTCCTGGCGCGACCGATGCGGCTGTTACAGCTCTGGAAGCCAATGCAGGCGGTAAGCTGGATAAAAATGAGATGACAGTTGCGGTTGGTACACACTTTGAGCAGTGGGGAGCATTCTACCGTCCGTTTGTGGATGTGACGCTTTCCCGCGGCGAATTTGTGGATCCCAGCGACGCCACCAAAAAAGAAGACCGTTCGAAAACCGACCTTGTCGCGGGTTTGATCGGCAAATTCTAAAAGAAATACAAAATTTCTGTTAAGCTGAAGCCCGTGACAACATCACGGGCTTTTTTACGTTAAGGAGACATCCAGGATGGAGCTGTGGCATTCCGTCGTTCTTGGGATCATTCAGGGTCTGGCAGAATTTCTTCCGATTTCGAGTTCGGGGCATTTGATTATCGTCTCGACCATGCTCCAAGGCCAGCCCTTGCCCATGAGCCTCGAAGTGGCCTTGCACGTCGGCACCATGGTGGCGCTCCTTATTTATTTCTGGCGCGACTGGCTGGATCTTCTACAGGGGTCACTGCAGACGGTGAAGGAAAAGAAACTGAACCCGCGGAGTCAGCTCCTGATCAATATCGTGGTCGGAACAATACCGGCTGCGGTGATCGGGCTCGCCTTCGAACATCAGATCGAACACTTCTTTACAGCCCATCCTTACCTCGTCTGCTTTCCGCTGGTGATCGTCGGAATTTTGCTCTGGTGGATTGATAGGAAGGCACCCGTTCACAGAAAGATGCTGGACTTCGGGCCGAAGCAGGGCTTTTTAGTCGGCGTCGCTCAGGCCTGCGCTCTGTTTCCGGGAACATCGCGCTCCGGTGCGACCATCATCGCCTCCCGGCTTTTGGGCCTGGATCGCAGCGATGCCGCCCGCTTTTCCTTTCTTCTGGGAACGCCCGCCATGGCTGGTGCGGCTGTTTTGAAGGCCGATGAAATCATCGCCAGTATTCACCTTCCCGAATTTTATGTGGGCATGATAGTGTCAGCGGTCACGGGCTGGCTGGTGATTGGCTTTTTGATGCGTTATCTGCGTACATATGGCTTTGGAGTCTTTGCCATTTATCGCATACTCCTGGCCCTCGTGAGCATCGGTATTCTGATGTCCCATTGAGGCATTGAAGGATGAAATCCTACTTACGACGTTCCCTCTTTACCAAGGCTGTGGCCCTTGGTTTTATCGTGATGATCCTGCTGGGCAATGCCTGGCTGGTTCTCTTCCTTACGGGCCAAAGCGGAGCTGCCTGGCTGACTTATTCCTTTGCGGCTTGCATG
Above is a window of Oligoflexus sp. DNA encoding:
- the uppP gene encoding undecaprenyl-diphosphatase UppP, encoding MELWHSVVLGIIQGLAEFLPISSSGHLIIVSTMLQGQPLPMSLEVALHVGTMVALLIYFWRDWLDLLQGSLQTVKEKKLNPRSQLLINIVVGTIPAAVIGLAFEHQIEHFFTAHPYLVCFPLVIVGILLWWIDRKAPVHRKMLDFGPKQGFLVGVAQACALFPGTSRSGATIIASRLLGLDRSDAARFSFLLGTPAMAGAAVLKADEIIASIHLPEFYVGMIVSAVTGWLVIGFLMRYLRTYGFGVFAIYRILLALVSIGILMSH
- the ruvB gene encoding Holliday junction branch migration DNA helicase RuvB, translated to MDIDENLEQQLRPHRFVDYPGQESVKQNLEVYVAAARKRGKPLDHIILHGPPGLGKTTLAKIVAHEMAVPFYQTSGPSIDKPGDLAGILAGVEPGGVLFIDEIHRLPITVEEILYSAMEDFCIDILVGQGPTARTVRMPINPFTLIGATTRVASLSAPFLSRFGIQEHLEFYDAASLAKILQRSAGLWGVELAEEGAFELARRSRGTPRIANRLLRRVRDFADFHGVERLDKDIVDLTLTRLNIDLAGLDRMDRRILRVLQERYNGGPAGIEALASTIGEERTTIEDVYEPFLTHQGFIRRGPRGRELTPQALIHLEAVSQLV